The proteins below come from a single Crateriforma spongiae genomic window:
- a CDS encoding esterase/lipase family protein, with product MNAPATSQDLSANHQIRRVILVHGLLEPAWALGLIGRFLNRHGLKVEYWHDRLAFRRLDESVDRLASTIASVSSDTPKDTALVTHSFGDWVSRAAIAKTSHHRVGALVSLAPVMKAGVLPTLAWCVSRNLMPEIAVIMNAEQAQANLDCDPDLRRLVIWAKPDESLRQCDLSHLSNVTVRQVWATHLTIVLQPNVHRMIGSFLQR from the coding sequence ATGAATGCGCCAGCGACGTCACAGGATCTTTCGGCGAACCATCAAATTCGACGCGTGATCTTGGTTCACGGACTGCTGGAACCGGCTTGGGCCCTGGGATTGATCGGCCGGTTTTTGAACCGACATGGGTTGAAGGTCGAATACTGGCACGACCGTTTGGCGTTTCGCCGATTGGACGAAAGTGTCGACCGACTGGCATCGACCATCGCTTCGGTTTCCAGCGATACGCCGAAAGACACCGCCTTGGTCACGCACAGTTTCGGCGACTGGGTTTCTCGTGCGGCGATCGCCAAAACTTCACATCATCGTGTCGGGGCCCTCGTGTCGTTGGCTCCGGTGATGAAGGCGGGTGTCTTGCCGACGTTGGCCTGGTGCGTCAGCCGAAACTTGATGCCGGAAATTGCCGTCATCATGAATGCCGAGCAAGCGCAAGCCAACTTGGACTGCGACCCGGATCTGCGTCGCTTGGTCATCTGGGCCAAGCCCGATGAAAGCTTGCGTCAATGCGATCTGAGCCACTTGTCAAACGTCACCGTTCGCCAAGTTTGGGCGACGCATTTGACGATCGTGTTACAACCGAATGTGCATCGAATGATCGGTTCGTTTCTTCAACGTTAA
- a CDS encoding aldose epimerase family protein, whose protein sequence is MKIQQIEFGKTADQQVVSKYVLTNSHGNEVGLMDWGASLLQVVVPDRSGESVNVNCAFDSLSPYLGRHPYFGSTIGRFCNRIEHAKFTIDDVEYPLDKNHGDHQLHGGADNFSHRLWRSESFQEGDEIGVRFRLTSPDGDQGFPGTLTVVCEYRWNDRNELSFHYEAQTDKPTHVNLTNHSYWNLSGMHAGKATDHIVQIEADQWLDVDADLIPTGKLNDVSGTPLDFRQPTAIGKRLAQLPDTNGYDHCYVVRGKAGTLRPAGRVIDPASGRTMDVETTQVGMQLYSANHLPGDDSSAKVGGHEAFCMETQHYPNAPNRPMFPTTLLVPGSTLRETTLHRFGVLSD, encoded by the coding sequence ATGAAAATCCAGCAGATCGAGTTCGGAAAAACCGCTGACCAGCAAGTCGTTTCCAAATACGTTTTGACCAACAGCCACGGCAACGAGGTCGGGCTGATGGACTGGGGGGCCAGCCTGTTGCAGGTCGTTGTGCCCGATCGCAGCGGCGAATCGGTCAATGTGAATTGTGCCTTTGATTCGCTGTCGCCCTACCTGGGACGCCATCCGTATTTCGGCAGCACGATTGGACGATTTTGTAACCGAATCGAACACGCCAAGTTCACGATCGATGATGTCGAGTATCCGCTAGACAAGAATCACGGTGATCATCAACTGCACGGCGGGGCCGACAACTTTTCACACCGTCTGTGGCGATCTGAATCGTTCCAAGAAGGCGATGAAATCGGGGTGCGATTTCGCCTGACCAGCCCCGACGGTGACCAGGGATTTCCGGGCACACTGACGGTGGTGTGCGAATACCGTTGGAATGATCGAAACGAATTGTCGTTCCACTACGAAGCCCAAACGGACAAGCCCACCCATGTGAATCTGACCAATCACAGCTATTGGAATCTCAGCGGCATGCACGCCGGCAAAGCGACCGATCACATCGTGCAAATCGAAGCCGACCAATGGCTGGACGTCGATGCCGATTTGATCCCCACCGGCAAGCTGAACGACGTTTCCGGCACGCCGCTGGACTTCCGCCAGCCCACCGCGATCGGCAAGCGTTTGGCGCAGTTGCCCGACACCAATGGTTATGACCACTGCTATGTCGTGCGTGGGAAAGCGGGGACTCTGCGACCGGCCGGACGTGTGATCGACCCTGCCAGCGGGCGAACGATGGATGTCGAAACGACCCAAGTCGGCATGCAACTGTATTCGGCAAACCATTTGCCCGGCGATGACAGCTCGGCCAAAGTCGGCGGCCACGAAGCGTTCTGTATGGAAACCCAGCACTATCCGAACGCGCCCAACCGCCCGATGTTCCCCACGACCCTGCTGGTTCCCGGCAGCACGCTTCGGGAAACGACGCTGCATCGTTTCGGCGTTCTCAGTGACTAG
- a CDS encoding tRNA dihydrouridine synthase: MSPAVQLRPLKIGNVSIGFPVVQAALSGYSDLPMRVIARRHGASYTICEVMLDQFLLALQKRQKTKHFLDIHPSEPPVGGQLMGAEPEQFSAGAAKMVEAGFDIIDVNFGCPVKKVLGRCRGGFHLSQPKVAIEILRRTRDVVPDSIPVTVKMRRGIDDSQQSRDHFFEIMDGAISAGLAAATVHGRTVEQRYIGPSRWEFLTEVKQHVGDRIKILGSGDLFAAEDALRMIDQTGIDGVTVARGAIGNPWIFEQARTLAEGKPLPDPPRLHRQASVMRDHFSLCESTYTAERAPLLMRKFCIKYSQCHPNHEAVRLAFARLRSREQFEEVLAEHYAEDLAGRYVPREVHGSQAES, translated from the coding sequence ATGAGTCCTGCGGTTCAGCTACGCCCACTGAAAATCGGGAACGTGTCGATCGGTTTCCCCGTCGTCCAAGCCGCGTTGTCGGGATACAGCGATCTGCCCATGCGGGTGATCGCACGCCGTCACGGGGCCAGTTATACGATTTGCGAAGTGATGCTGGACCAGTTCCTGCTGGCTCTTCAAAAACGGCAAAAAACCAAGCACTTCCTGGACATCCACCCGAGCGAACCGCCGGTGGGTGGCCAGCTGATGGGGGCCGAACCGGAACAGTTTTCTGCCGGGGCGGCCAAGATGGTCGAAGCGGGTTTTGACATCATCGACGTGAATTTTGGATGTCCGGTCAAAAAGGTCTTGGGGCGATGCCGGGGCGGCTTTCATCTGTCACAGCCCAAGGTTGCGATTGAAATCCTGCGTCGGACCCGCGACGTGGTTCCGGATTCCATCCCGGTGACCGTCAAAATGCGGCGGGGAATCGACGATAGCCAACAATCACGCGACCATTTCTTCGAAATCATGGACGGCGCGATCTCTGCCGGCTTGGCGGCGGCAACCGTTCACGGCCGGACGGTGGAGCAACGGTACATCGGCCCGAGTCGTTGGGAATTTCTGACCGAGGTGAAACAGCACGTCGGCGACCGAATCAAGATCCTGGGCAGTGGCGACTTGTTCGCCGCGGAGGATGCGCTGCGGATGATCGATCAAACCGGCATCGATGGTGTCACCGTAGCGCGAGGTGCCATTGGAAACCCTTGGATCTTTGAACAAGCCCGCACTTTGGCCGAAGGCAAACCGTTGCCCGATCCGCCGCGATTGCATCGTCAAGCATCGGTGATGCGCGACCATTTTTCATTGTGCGAATCAACTTACACGGCCGAACGAGCACCGTTGCTGATGCGAAAGTTCTGTATCAAGTATTCGCAGTGCCATCCGAATCACGAAGCGGTCCGTTTGGCTTTTGCACGTCTGCGATCAAGAGAACAGTTCGAAGAAGTCCTGGCGGAGCACTATGCCGAAGACCTTGCCGGTCGATATGTGCCTCGCGAAGTCCATGGCAGCCAAGCGGAAAGCTGA
- a CDS encoding rhomboid family intramembrane serine protease: protein MDRIAKGCHVFQPAEGYEIVAQTRCSATSSEYRLVLGATGIPFELVRQQRTWYLVVRSEDAPRALAELGEYQREESATGHPSSPVDAPSSIVRTGSLFGVVVYCVVLMLVAYLTAKHALGHDWYLAGQMSAADVIAGQWYRTVTALTLHVDPGHLGSNLVYGSVFGFMASRILGAGPGWLVVLLGGALGNGINALLRPAEHVSIGASTAVFSALGVILAHAVVSTPRGSETRPLVRWAPVICGLILFGYLGIGDERTDVGAHAAGMVAGFFLALPLLRVSDRWLDSRLVTWAALGIGVSLISVCWVIALWVAKQGVAIS from the coding sequence ATGGACCGAATTGCAAAAGGCTGTCACGTGTTCCAACCGGCCGAGGGTTACGAGATCGTCGCGCAAACGCGATGTTCCGCCACCAGTTCCGAATATCGCTTGGTGTTGGGCGCCACCGGAATTCCGTTCGAATTGGTTCGTCAGCAACGGACGTGGTACCTGGTCGTTCGCAGCGAAGACGCGCCACGCGCGCTGGCCGAACTGGGCGAGTACCAACGCGAAGAATCGGCCACCGGTCACCCGTCGTCGCCAGTGGATGCACCATCCAGCATCGTTCGCACCGGATCGCTTTTCGGTGTCGTCGTATACTGCGTGGTATTGATGTTGGTTGCCTATCTGACCGCCAAGCATGCTCTGGGACACGACTGGTACTTGGCCGGGCAGATGAGTGCTGCCGATGTCATCGCCGGGCAGTGGTATCGAACCGTGACCGCGCTGACACTTCACGTGGATCCGGGGCATCTCGGATCCAATTTGGTTTACGGTTCGGTGTTCGGATTCATGGCATCTAGGATTCTGGGCGCCGGTCCGGGTTGGTTGGTCGTCTTGTTGGGCGGTGCTTTGGGCAACGGGATCAATGCCTTGCTGCGACCGGCCGAACACGTTTCGATCGGGGCATCGACGGCGGTGTTTTCGGCGTTGGGGGTGATCTTGGCGCACGCGGTCGTTTCGACCCCGCGCGGATCGGAAACGCGTCCGCTGGTGCGATGGGCGCCGGTCATCTGTGGGCTGATTCTGTTCGGCTACCTGGGCATCGGCGACGAACGCACCGATGTTGGCGCACACGCCGCAGGCATGGTGGCGGGATTTTTCCTAGCCCTGCCGCTGCTGCGAGTGTCCGATCGTTGGTTGGATTCACGACTGGTGACCTGGGCAGCCCTGGGGATCGGCGTGTCGCTGATCTCCGTTTGTTGGGTGATCGCGCTTTGGGTCGCCAAGCAAGGCGTCGCGATCAGCTGA
- a CDS encoding GGDEF domain-containing protein yields MPQKSPQRDPFAIAKEALRLVGEFSTPPTPEIYEVWYRYIEGADDAMLEQLNHAVNDAKSVSVDLLASLHQQFCVEGQETGASIGDALAAELSKLQTIVLKQKDAGSEFGDSIQQASDILKTEDQNRDRLIACVANLADGTVKMQRQLDDMAGKLDEAQRQVCHLQADLEASQRGMMTDHLTGVGNRRFFDSLIKKTVQTFDPDAGEIYLVLLDMDRFKQINDTHGHEGGDQVIRFVASELVSCRSDSSVARLGGDEFAVFVRTNNRDEILRYTEQIREHLGSQQLQLRNSGQVISGIRFSLGVSRLRSSDDEVTWYTRADNLLYQAKDLGRNRAVVEKFAATV; encoded by the coding sequence GTGCCGCAAAAATCGCCACAAAGAGATCCATTTGCGATCGCAAAGGAAGCTTTGCGTTTGGTGGGTGAATTCAGCACACCGCCGACGCCGGAGATCTATGAGGTCTGGTACCGCTACATCGAAGGTGCCGACGACGCGATGTTGGAACAGTTGAACCACGCGGTCAACGATGCAAAGTCCGTCAGCGTGGATCTGTTGGCGTCGCTGCATCAACAGTTTTGTGTCGAGGGACAGGAAACCGGCGCCAGTATCGGGGATGCGTTGGCTGCCGAATTGTCCAAGCTGCAAACCATCGTCTTGAAGCAGAAGGACGCGGGATCCGAATTTGGTGATTCCATTCAGCAGGCCAGCGATATTCTGAAGACCGAAGACCAGAATCGCGACCGACTGATCGCGTGCGTCGCCAACCTTGCCGATGGCACCGTCAAAATGCAGCGACAGCTTGACGACATGGCCGGAAAGCTGGACGAAGCCCAGCGACAAGTCTGTCATTTGCAAGCCGATTTGGAAGCTTCGCAACGCGGCATGATGACCGATCACCTGACCGGTGTGGGGAATCGACGTTTCTTCGATTCGCTGATCAAAAAGACGGTCCAGACGTTTGATCCGGATGCCGGCGAGATCTACTTGGTCCTATTGGACATGGATCGCTTCAAGCAGATCAATGACACGCACGGGCACGAAGGCGGCGATCAAGTCATACGTTTCGTTGCATCGGAGCTTGTCAGTTGCCGCAGTGATTCGTCCGTTGCACGGCTTGGCGGCGATGAGTTTGCGGTGTTCGTACGCACCAACAACCGTGACGAAATCTTGCGTTACACCGAACAAATCCGCGAACACTTGGGAAGCCAACAGTTGCAGCTTCGCAACAGTGGTCAAGTGATTTCGGGAATCCGGTTTTCGCTGGGCGTTTCACGGTTGCGGTCTAGCGACGACGAAGTGACCTGGTACACCCGCGCCGACAACTTGTTGTATCAAGCCAAGGATTTGGGGCGGAACCGCGCGGTGGTGGAAAAATTCGCTGCGACGGTCTGA
- a CDS encoding glycoside hydrolase family 140 protein — protein MKSLVSAGCGLAVLLLVTARVGIAQEQDDPNRTRLQVSPSGRWLQHSDGRPFFYLGDTAWELFHRLDRQEAERYLDDRAAKGFTVIQAVVLAERDGLGTANAYGHTPLVDKDPARPDVRPGNNDDYWDHVDYVVQAAAKRGLVIGMLPTWGSHWSSMGGGKSRVFDVDNARQYGRWIAARYATDPIIWILGGDRNIYNDQDRQIVESMAQGLHEGDQGYHLITFHPRGPGRSSDYFHNATWLDFNMIQSSHAARDHDNGRFIQHDYDLRPVKPTLDGEPRYERIPVGFYLKGMNPDDRFDDDDVRQAAWWAMMSGACGHTYGNNSVWQMWSTDVSPAIHADVPWHQALDDPGAAQMGWVRKLFEQHDYQTLRPDREFIVDAPKHGGAHVRGLRSDDGALAMVYSPQGEPFMIDVSLMRQPRTRASWYDPRTGRSQVLHTMDSVAFQTFTPPSHGRGNDWVLVLESVK, from the coding sequence ATGAAAAGTTTGGTGTCGGCGGGATGTGGGTTGGCGGTCCTCTTGCTTGTGACGGCTCGTGTCGGCATCGCGCAGGAACAGGACGATCCGAATCGCACTCGACTGCAAGTCTCGCCATCGGGGCGTTGGCTGCAGCACAGCGACGGTCGGCCGTTTTTCTATCTGGGCGATACTGCTTGGGAGCTGTTTCACCGTTTGGATCGCCAAGAAGCGGAACGATATTTGGATGACCGGGCGGCGAAAGGCTTCACGGTGATTCAAGCGGTCGTCTTGGCCGAACGCGACGGCTTGGGGACTGCCAACGCGTATGGCCATACACCGCTGGTGGACAAGGATCCCGCGCGTCCCGACGTCCGCCCTGGAAACAACGATGATTACTGGGACCATGTCGATTATGTGGTCCAGGCCGCCGCGAAACGAGGTCTTGTGATCGGCATGTTGCCGACTTGGGGCAGTCATTGGTCCAGCATGGGCGGCGGAAAGTCACGCGTTTTCGATGTGGACAATGCCAGGCAATATGGTCGTTGGATCGCTGCTCGCTACGCCACCGATCCCATCATTTGGATCTTGGGCGGGGACCGTAACATCTACAACGATCAAGACCGCCAGATCGTCGAATCGATGGCCCAAGGTTTGCATGAAGGTGACCAAGGATATCACCTGATCACGTTCCATCCGCGTGGGCCAGGACGATCATCCGACTATTTCCACAACGCAACTTGGTTGGATTTCAACATGATCCAGTCTTCTCATGCGGCCAGAGATCATGACAACGGTCGCTTCATCCAACACGACTATGATCTTCGTCCGGTCAAACCGACGCTTGACGGCGAACCACGCTATGAACGCATCCCGGTGGGCTTCTACCTGAAGGGGATGAATCCGGACGACCGGTTCGATGACGACGATGTTCGTCAAGCGGCTTGGTGGGCCATGATGTCCGGCGCATGTGGCCACACTTATGGGAACAACAGTGTTTGGCAGATGTGGTCAACCGACGTCTCGCCGGCCATCCATGCCGATGTGCCTTGGCATCAGGCTCTGGATGATCCCGGCGCGGCCCAAATGGGATGGGTCAGGAAACTATTCGAACAACACGACTATCAGACCCTGCGTCCCGATCGCGAATTCATTGTCGATGCGCCGAAGCATGGCGGTGCTCACGTGCGCGGATTGCGATCCGACGATGGTGCACTGGCGATGGTCTATTCACCACAAGGTGAACCATTCATGATCGATGTATCACTGATGCGGCAACCACGGACGCGTGCATCTTGGTACGATCCCCGGACCGGTCGATCCCAAGTTTTGCATACGATGGACAGCGTTGCATTTCAAACGTTCACTCCGCCCAGCCATGGCCGCGGCAACGATTGGGTTCTGGTGCTGGAAAGCGTCAAATGA
- a CDS encoding PhoH family protein, whose protein sequence is MDQRSRSANVAGQEVKRKLFVLDTNVILHDSQCLRSFQEHDVVIPITVLEELDGFKKGHGDINYQARAFLRVLDELTGDVLNGQGASLGQGYGRIRVVWKQGRHERIKQAFFQDSPDHRIVGTALELSDHEDRPVVLVSKDTNIRMKAKAFGLVAQDYIRDKVESVDKLYTGKRRVEIDEAALDQFYDNGHAVPAETVPVDPPPVPNENLILRSGAKSVLASYDDSKKEYHRVDKTRCYGITPRNAEQSFALHALVNTEIRLVTLAGKAGTGKTLLALAAALQRRSEYRQILLARPVVPLSNRDLGFLPGDVHAKLDPYMQPLYDNLAVIRHQFDEKSQEAQRINQMLELEKLVITPLAYIRGRTLQRTFFIVDEAQNLTPHEVKTIITRAGEGTKIIFTGDVNQIDHPYLDALSNGLSYLISRMTGQSIYSHITLEKGERSELADLATALL, encoded by the coding sequence ATGGATCAGCGTAGTAGGAGTGCAAACGTGGCCGGCCAGGAAGTCAAGCGAAAGCTTTTTGTACTGGACACCAACGTCATCTTGCACGATTCCCAGTGCCTACGTTCATTCCAGGAACACGATGTGGTCATCCCCATCACGGTTCTGGAAGAATTGGACGGATTCAAGAAAGGCCACGGCGACATCAACTATCAGGCGCGAGCCTTTTTGCGGGTGCTGGATGAATTGACCGGCGATGTTCTGAACGGACAAGGTGCATCCCTGGGACAGGGCTACGGTCGGATTCGTGTGGTTTGGAAACAAGGGCGACACGAACGCATCAAACAAGCGTTCTTTCAAGATTCACCCGATCACCGTATCGTCGGTACGGCGTTGGAATTGTCCGATCATGAAGATCGACCCGTGGTGCTGGTGTCCAAGGACACGAACATCCGAATGAAGGCGAAAGCATTTGGCTTGGTCGCCCAAGACTACATTCGCGATAAGGTCGAAAGCGTTGACAAGCTTTACACCGGCAAACGTCGCGTGGAAATCGACGAAGCCGCGTTGGATCAGTTCTATGACAATGGTCATGCGGTTCCTGCGGAAACGGTTCCCGTCGATCCTCCGCCGGTTCCCAACGAAAACTTGATCCTGCGCAGCGGTGCCAAATCGGTTTTGGCATCGTACGACGATTCGAAAAAAGAATATCACCGCGTCGACAAGACGCGTTGTTATGGAATCACGCCCCGCAACGCTGAACAGTCATTCGCGTTGCACGCATTGGTGAACACCGAAATCCGATTGGTGACGCTCGCGGGCAAAGCCGGAACCGGAAAGACGCTGTTGGCTTTGGCCGCCGCCCTGCAACGGCGATCCGAATACCGACAGATTCTGTTGGCCCGACCGGTCGTACCACTTAGCAACCGTGATCTGGGATTCTTGCCCGGTGATGTGCACGCCAAGTTGGACCCGTACATGCAACCGCTGTATGACAACCTCGCTGTGATTCGGCATCAGTTCGATGAAAAGTCGCAAGAAGCACAACGCATCAATCAGATGCTGGAACTTGAAAAGTTGGTGATCACGCCATTGGCGTACATTCGGGGACGCACGCTGCAGCGGACGTTCTTTATCGTCGATGAAGCCCAAAACCTGACGCCACACGAAGTGAAAACGATCATCACCCGCGCCGGGGAAGGGACCAAGATCATCTTCACCGGCGACGTGAACCAGATCGACCATCCGTACTTGGACGCCTTGTCCAACGGGCTGAGCTACCTGATCAGCCGCATGACGGGACAATCGATCTATTCCCACATCACGTTGGAAAAGGGTGAACGATCCGAGCTTGCCGATCTGGCCACGGCGTTGCTGTAG